One Oncorhynchus mykiss isolate Arlee unplaced genomic scaffold, USDA_OmykA_1.1 un_scaffold_87, whole genome shotgun sequence genomic window, GGTGTTTAACCTGAGTTCCTTCCTGGTTCCTGTGTTCTGTAGGGGGGTGTTTAACAGTAGTTCCTTCCTGGTTCCTGTGTTCTGTAGGGGTGGTGTTTAACCTGAGTTCCTTCCTGGTTCCTGTGTTCTGTAGGGGGGGTGTTTAACAGTAATTCCTTCCTGGTTCCTGTGTTCTGTAGGGTGGTGTTTAACCTGAGTTCCTTCCTGGTTCCTGTGTTCTGTAGGGGGGGTGTTTAACAGTAATTCCTTCCTGGTTCCTGTGTTCTGTAGGGGTGGTGTTTAACCTGAGTTCCTTCCTGGTTCCTGTGTTCTGTAGGGGGGGTGTTTAACAGTAGTTCCTTCCTGGTTCCTGTGTTCTGTAGGGTGGTGTTTAACAGTAGTTCCTTCCTGGTTCCTGTGTTCTGTAGGGGTGGTGTTTAACCTGAGTTCCTTCCTGGTTCCTGTGTTCTGTAGGGGGGTGTTTAACAGTAGTTCCTTCCTGGTTCCTGTGTTCTGCAGGGTGGTGTTTAACAGTAGTTCCTTCCTGGTTCCTGTGTTCTGTAGGGGTGGTGTTTAACCTGAGTTCCTTCCTGGTTCCTGTGTTCTGTAGGGGGGGGTGTTGAACAGTAGTTCCTTCCTGGTTCCTGTGTTCTGTAGGGGGGTGTTTAACAGTAGTTCCTTCCTGGTTCCTGTGTTCTGTAGGGTGGTGTTTAACAGTAGTTCCTTCCTGGTTCCTGTGTTCTGTAGGGTGGTGTTTAACAGTAGTTCCTTCCTGGTTCCTGTGTTCTGTAGGGTGGTGTTTAACAGTAGTTCCTTCCTGGTTCCTGTGTTCTGCAGGGTGGTGTTTAACCTGAGTTCCTTCCTGGTTCCTGTGTTCTGTAGGGGGGTGTTTAACAGTAGTTCCTTCCTGGTTCCTGTGTTCTGCAGGGTGGTGTTTAACAGTAGTTCCTTCCTGGTTCCTGTGTTCTGTAGGGGTGGTGTTTAACCTGAGTTCCTTCCTGGTTCCTGTGTTCTGTAGGGGGGGTGTTTAACAGTAGTTCCTTCCTGGTTCCTGTGTTCTGTAGGGGGGTGTTTAACAGTAGTTCCTTCCTGGTTCCTGTGTTCTGTAGGGGGGTGTTTAACAGTAGTTCCTTCCTGGTTCCTGTGTTCTGTAGGGGGGTGTTTAACAGTAGTTCCTTCCTGGTTCCTGTGTTCTATAGGGGTGGTGTTTAACAGTAGTTCCTTCCTGGTTCCTGTGTTCTGTAGGGGTGGTGTTTAACAGTAGTTCCTTCCTGGTTCCTGTGttctgtaggggggggggggggtgtttaacAGTAGTTCCTTCCTGGTTCCTGTGTTCTGTAGGGTGGTGTTTAACCTAAGTTCCTTCCTGGTTCCTGTGTTATGTAGGGTGGTGTTTAACCTAAGTTCCTTCCTGGTTCCTGTTTTCTGTGGGGTGGTGTTTAACCTGAGTTTCTTCCTGGTTCCTGTGTTCTGTAGGGTGGTGTTTAACAGTAGTTTATTCCTGGTTCCTGTGTTCTGTAGGGGGGTGTTTAACAGTAGTTCCTTCCTGGTTCCTGTGTTCTGTAGGGTGGTGTTTAACAGTAGTTCCTTCCTGTGTTCTGCAGGGTGGTGTTTAACAGTAGTTCCTTCCTGGTTCCTGTGTTCTGTAGGGGTGGTGTTTAACAGTAGATCCTTCCTGGTTCCTGTGTTCTGTAGGGTGGTGTTTAACAGTAGTTCCTTCCTGGTTCCTGTGTTCTGTAGGGGGGTGTTTAACAGTAGTTCCTTCCTGGTTCCTGTGTTCTGTAGGGTGGTGTTTAACAGTAGTTCCTTCCTGGTTCCTGTGTTCTGTAGGGGTGGTGTTGGAATCATCTGGAGACCAGGGCAGCGGAGACTCTCTCTTCTCCGACGACGACTATgacgatgatgaagatgatgcCTTCGTCCTGAGCGACCAGATCGATGATGAAGATGACGAAGACGAGGACAACTATGACGGAGAGGAAAGATATCTGTCGTAACTCCGTCACTCTGCACTTTGCCAGGGGACTTCAGCAGCAAGAATAGTTGCTAGGCGACCTCGTCACCGCTAACAGACTAAagacatttttctctctctcttctgtgtctCAAATGTCCCCCTATACCCTAGTCAGTTCCCCAGGGCCCATTGGGTGCTGGGGGAAGGCAGTTCACTACATAGTGTACAGGGCACCATTTGGGATGGCCCactctgtgtttgttgtctgttccTAACTTAAGGTGGACTCTGCAATTTGACATCATTGTacaaattggggggggggggggggacgacttCCTGTAAATAACAGACGTcatcaacaaaaaacaacaacaacaacggaaTTGTGATCTATGGGTCCCTTTGTGGTGTTTCCGCATCAGGAAAATCACAGCATAGCCGTCTTGGCAGATTAGAATTCTGTTGTTGGTGTTGTCCCGTAAGCAGGAAGTGACCTTGCTGTGTATGATGTCATAATGACTAGCCCACCTTTCATAGCTGGTAAACGTTTGTTTATGTTTTCACTTTCTCTGCCGTCTAACTTTTGAATGGCCTGCGTGGCTGTAACTCCGGGGAGTCGTCCAATCAGCGAGAACTTCAACGACCAATCAGAGTTTAGAGACTAGTTTATCAACAGCCAATCACAAGCTGTGGATGTAGTCACATGTGCAATGAGCCCTTTCCTTATTGGACAATCAgcgtgtcctctcctctctcttcctctcctccctcctatctcctctcctccttcctatatcctcttttcctctcctccctcctatctcctctcctctcttcctctcctccctcctatctcctctcttcctctcctccctcctatctcctcttttcctctcctctcttcctctcctccctactatctcctctcctctctcttcctctcctccctcctatctcctctcctctcctatctcctctcctctctcttcctcttccccctcctatctcctctcctctcctctatcgtTACCTGTGTCCCAGTGATGATGGAGAGAATGTTTCTGTATTCTAATGTCTATTGTTTTCCAATAGAAACAGAAACTGATTAGACATTAGGTAGTGATTAAACACGAGTCCCAAATGGCCCTCTAGTCTCTAtgtagggccctactttagaccagggccctacgGTCTAACCCCTAGTCTCTAtgtagggccctactttagaccagggctgatatGACTGTGGAGAAACAAATAACAGTGTGGAACAAATCACAAACTATTTTTATAGTGAATTGCTTCTAAAAAGAATGTACCAGATCTGAATCCCAAATgactctctattccctatatagtccactgagCCCATAGGAACCAGATCTGAATCCCAAATgactctctattccctatatagtccactgagCCCATAGGAACCAGATCTGAATCCCAAATgactctctattccctatatagtccactgagCCCATAGGAACCAGATCTGAATCCCAAATgactctctattccctatatagtccactgagCCCATAGGAACCAGATCTGAATCCCAAATgactctctattccctatatagtccactgagCCCATAGGAACCTGATCTGAATCCCAAATAACTCTCTATTCCCTATGTCGTCCACTGAGCCCATAGAAACATGGTCTGAATCCCAAATGACTCTCTGTTCCTTATATAGTCCACTGAGCCAAGTGGAACATGGTCTGAATCCCAAATgactctctattccctatatagtccactgagCCCATAGGAACCAGATCTGAATCCCAAATgactctctattccctatatagtcaacTGAGCCCATAGGAACCAGATCTGAATCCCAAATgactctctattccctatatagtccactgagCCCATAGGAACCAGATCTGAATCCCAAATgactctctattccctatatagtccactgagCCCATAGGAACCAGATCTTAATCCCAAATgactctctattccctatatagtccactgagTCCATAGGAACCAGATCTGAATCCCAAATgactctctattccctatatagtcaacTGAGCCCATAGGAACCAGATCTGAATCCCAAATgactctctattccctatatagtcaacTGAGCCCATAGGAACAAGATCTGAATCCCAAATgactctctattccctatatagtccactgagCCCATAGGAACATGGTCTGAATCCCAAATgactctctattccctatatagtccactgagCCCATAGGAACCAGATCTGAATCCCAAATgactctctattccctatatagtccactgagCCCATAGGAACCAGATCTGAATCCCAAATgactctctattccctatatagtccactgagCCCATAGGAACATGGTCTGAATCCTAGGGCAACCCTATGGGTCGTTCTGGATCAGACTGCACTAATAGGGCCAACCCTATGGGTCGTTCTGGATCAGACTGCACTACTAGGGCCAACCCTATGGGTCGTTCTGGATCAGACAAGGCGACATTGGGTCACTGCACTACTAGGGCCAACCCTATGGGTCGTTCTGGATCAGACTGCACTACTAGGGCCAACCCTATGGGTCGTTCTGGATCAGACTGCACTACTAGGGCCAATCCTATGGGTCGTTCTGGATCAGACTGCACTAATAGGGCCAACCCTATGGGTCGTTCTGGATCAGACTGCACTACTAGGGCCAATCCTATGGGTCGTTCTGGATCAGACAAGGCGACATTGGGTCACTGCACTATTAGGGCCAATCCTATGGGTCGTTCTGAATCAGACAAGGCAACATTGGGTCACTGCACTACTAGGGCCAACCCTATGGGTCGTTCTGGATCAGACTGCACTACTAGGGCAACCCTATGGGTCGTTCTGGATCAGACTGCACTAATAGGGCCAACCCTATGGGTCGTTCTGGATCAGACTGCACTAATAGGGCCAACCTTATGGGTCGTTCTGGATCAGACTGCACTAATAGGGCCAACCCTATGGGTCGTTCTGGATCAGACTGCACTACTAGGGCCAATCCTATGGGTCGTTCTGGATCAGACTGCACTACTAGGACCAACCCTATGGGTCGTTCTGGATCAGACTGCACTAATAGGGCCAACCCTATGGGTCGTTCTGGATCAGACTGCACTACTAGGGCCAATCCTATGGGTCGTTCTGGATCAGACTGCACTACTAGGGCCAACCCTATGGGTCGTTCTGGATCAGACTGCACTACTAGGGCCAATCCTATGGGTCGTTCTGGATCAGACTGCACTACTAGGACCAATCCTATGGGTCGTTCTGAATCAGACTGCACTACTAGGACCAACCCTATGGGTCGTTCTGGATCAGACTGCACTACTAGGGCCAACCCTATGGGTCGTTCTGGATCAGACTGCACTACTAGGGCCAATCCTATGGGTCGTTCTGGATCAGACTGCACTACTAGGGCCAACCCTATGGGTCGTTCTGGATCAGACTGCACTACTAGGGCCAACCCTATGGGTCGTTCTGGATCAGACTGCACTACTAGGGCCAACCCTATGGGTCGTTCTGGATCAGACTGCACTACTAGGACCAACCCTATGGGTCGTTCTGGATCAGAGAAGGCGACATTGGGAATCACCCCACGTATATGGTtttaggaaaaataaataaaaggcatttttaaaatgtatttaattgactgtaataaaaaatatatattgaccAAAGACCTGTCTGTTTACCTGTctatctgactgtctgtctgtctgtctgtctgtctgtctgtctgtctgtctgtctgtctgtctgtctgtctgcctgcctgcctgtctacctgtccatctgtctgactgtctgcctgattgtctgtctgtctgcctgcctgtctgtctgtctgtctgacttatTTATTTTAACAGGTAGGTtattatataggttattactgtactatataggttagtactgtactatataggttagtactgtactatataggttattactgtactatataggttagtactgtactatataggttagtactgtactatataggttaatactgtactatataggttagtactgtactatataggttagtactgtactatataggttattactgtactctataggttaatactgtactatataggttagtactgtactatataggttattactgtactatataggttattactgtactatataggttattaatGTACTATAAAggttaatactgtactatataggtaagtactgtactatataggttattactgtactatataggttagtactgtactagataggttattactgtactatatagattATTAATGTACTATAAAggttaatactgtactatataggtaagtactgtactatataggtaagtactgtactatatactgtactatataggtcattactgtactatataggtcagtactgtactacataggttagtactgtactatataggttattactgtactatataggttagtattGTACTATATAGGCCAGTActttactatatactgtactatataggttattaatgtactatataggttaatactgtactatataggttagtactgtactatataggtcagtactgtactatatacagtactatataggttattactgtactatataggttagtattgtactatataggttattactgtactatataagttagtactgtactatataggtcagtactgtactatatactgtactatataggttattactgttctatataggttattactgtactatataggttattactgtactatataggttagtactgtactatataggttattactgtattatataggttagtactgtgctatataggttagtactgtactatttaggttattactgtactatataggtcagtactgtactatataggttagtactgtaataTATAGGTTGGTACTGTTCTATATAggttaatactgtactatataggttattactgtactctataggttaatactgtactatataggttagtactgtactatataggttattactgtactatataggttattactgtactatataggttattaatGTACTATAAAggttaatactgtactatataggttagtactgtactatataggtcagtactgtactatatactgtactatataggttattactgtactatataggtcagtactgtactatataggttattactgtactattttggttagtactgtactatataggtcagtactgtactatataggtcagtactgtgatatatacagtactttataggttattactgtactatataggtcagtactgtactatataggttattactgtattatataggttagtactgtgctatataggttagtactgtactatataggttattactgtactatataggtcaatactgtactatatactgtactatataggttagtactgtactatataggttattactgtactatatgggttattactgtactatataggtcaatactgtactatatactgtactatataggttattactgttctatataggttagtactgtactatataggttagtactgtactatataggtcagtactgtactatataggttagtactgtactatataggtcagtactgtactatatactgtactgtctatgttattactgttctatataggttattactgtactatataggttagttctgtactatataggttattattGTACTATtttggttagtactgtactatataggtctgtactgtactatataggtcagtactgtactatatacagtactatataggttattactgtactatataggtcagtactgtactatgtaggttattactgtactatataggttagtactgtactgtataggtcagtactgtactatatactgtactatataggttattactgttctatataggttagtactgtactatataggttattactgtactattttggttagtactgtactatataggtcagtactgtactatataggtcagtactgtactatatactgtactatataggttattactgtaccatataggttattactgttatatacaggttattactgtactatataggttattactgtattatataggttagtactgtgctatataggttagtactgtactatataggttattactgtactatataggttattactgtactatataggtcaatactgtactatatactgtactatataggttagtactgtaatatataggtcagtactgtaatatataggttattactgtactatttagggttagtactgtattatataggttagtactgtactatataggttagtactgtaatatatgggttagtactgtactatatgggttagtactgtactatataggttagtactgtaatatataggttagtactgtactatatgggttagtactgtactatataggttagtactgtaatatataggttagtactgtactatatgggttagtactgtaatatataggttagtactgtactatataggttagtactgtactatataggttaatactgtactatatgtgttagtactgtactatataggttagtactgtaatatataggttagtactgtactatataggttagtactgtactatataggttagtactgtaatatatgggttagtactgtactatatgggttagtactgtactatataggttagtactgtaatatataggttagtactgtactatataggttagtactgtaatatataggttagtactgtactatataggttagtactgtaatatatgggttagtactgtactatataggttagtactgtaatatataggttagtactgtactatataggttagtactgtactatatacaggGAATTCAGAAAGGatacagaccccttccccttttccatttttagttactttacagcctaattctaacaTGGATTAAATTACTTGTTttatcagcaatctacacacaataccacataatgacaaaacaaaacaggATTTAAGAAGAACAGTATTGAAATGAGGAATTAGGACCAACCATCAACCCCCAGTAGAGGAGCTCAGTGAATGTACAATAAAATAAGGTGGTATTGGTCAGGTACACACATATTATTAGATGTTGTCCCAGGTTCAGCTAAATGCTTCTGTTCCCAGACCTAACAGtgatacctaacaatacaaaacaatacacacaaatcccacAAATTAAaaagaaaggaattaagaaatatcgGAACGAACAATGTCAGAGTCcgaaatataaatatacagtcccattcgggaagtattcagaccccttgactcattCCACATTTTAAGACCTTTCAGcaatattctaaaatggattttcttcatcatcaatctacacataatactccataatgacatcacaatacctcataatgacatcacaataccccataatgacatcacaataccccataatgacatcacaaaaccccataatgacatcacgaaaccccataatgacatcataataccccataatgacatcataataccgcataatgacatcacaataacccagaatgacatcacaataacccagaatgacaaagtgaaaacaggttgttAGAAATAACAGAAAAcctaatttacttaagtattcagaccctttgctatgagactcgaaattgagctcaggtgcatcctgtttccattgatcatccttgagatgtttctacaacttggagtccacctgtagaaaatttgattggacatgacttggaaaggcgcacacctgtctatattaggtcccacagttgacagtacatgtcagagcaaaaaccaagccatgaggttgaaggaattgtccgtagagctgagagacaggattgtgttgaagaaaagatctggggaagggtagcaacacatttctgcagcattgaaggtccccaagaacacagtggcatccatcattattCAATGGAAGAAGTGGAActgagccaaactgagcaatcgggggagaaaggccttggtcaggaaggtgaaggtccccaagaacacagtggcatccatcattattCAATGGAAGAAGTGGAActgagccaaactgagcaatcgggggagaaaggccttggtcaggaaggtgaagGTCAGTCAACGTGGAACATTTAGAGAACttctaaagtttcttcaagtacagtcacaaaaaccatcaagcgctacgatgaaactggctctcatgaggaccgccacaggaagggaagacccagagttacctctgctgcagaggataagttcattagagttaccagcctcacatggttcaagtaacagacacatctcaacatcaactgttcagaggagattgcatGAATCAAACCTTCatagtcaaattgctgcaaagaaaccactactgaaggacaccaatgagaagaagagacttgcttgggccaagaaacatgagcagtggacattagaccggtggaaatctgtcctttggtctgaggagttcaaatgttttttttttgttgttcaatccaccatgtctttgtgagacgcagataaGGTGAACAGCTGATATCCGCAGgtgtggttccaaccgtgaagcatggaggaggaggtgttatgatgtgggggtgctttgctggtgacactgcctgtgatttatttagaattcaaggagtgatacgccatcccatctggtttgcactttggGCTTTTTGGTTTGACCTTTGGGCTTTTTAACCAAGAAGCCAATGggctttttgaccaagaaggagagtgatggagtgctgcatcagatcacCTGGCCTCAACAATTACCA contains:
- the LOC118947009 gene encoding uncharacterized protein LOC118947009 isoform X2, yielding MGRSGSDCTNRANPMGRSGSDCTTRANPMGRSGSDKATLGHCTTRANPMGRSGSDCTTRANPMGRSGSDCTTRANPMGRSGSDCTNRANPMGRSGSDCTTRANPMGRSGSDKATLGHCTTRANPMGRSGSDCTTRATLWVVLDQTALIGPTLWVVLDQTALIGPTLWVVLDQTALIGPTLWVVLDQTALLGPILWVVLDQTALLGPTLWVVLDQTALIGPTLWVVLDQTALLGPILWVVLDQTALLGPTLWVVLDQTALLGPILWVVLDQTALLGPILWVVLNQTALLGPTLWVVLDQTALLGPTLWVVLDQTALLGPILWVVLDQTALLGPTLWVVLDQTALLGPTLWVVLDQTALLGPTLWVVLDQTALLGPTLWVVLDQRRRHWESPHVYGFRKNK
- the LOC118947009 gene encoding autotransporter adhesin BpaC-like isoform X1, which encodes MGRSGSDCTNRANPMGRSGSDCTTRANPMGRSGSDKATLGHCTTRANPMGRSGSDCTTRANPMGRSGSDCTTRANPMGRSGSDCTNRANPMGRSGSDCTTRANPMGRSGSDKATLGHCTIRANPMGRSESDKATLGHCTTRGNPMGRSGSDCTNRANPMGRSGSDCTNRANLMGRSGSDCTNRANPMGRSGSDCTTRANPMGRSGSDCTTRTNPMGRSGSDCTNRANPMGRSGSDCTTRANPMGRSGSDCTTRANPMGRSGSDCTTRANPMGRSGSDCTTRTNPMGRSESDCTTRTNPMGRSGSDCTTRANPMGRSGSDCTTRANPMGRSGSDCTTRANPMGRSGSDCTTRANPMGRSGSDCTTRANPMGRSGSDCTTRTNPMGRSGSEKATLGITPRIWF